A stretch of DNA from Acetonema longum DSM 6540:
CTTCGATTTGACTGTTTCCCTGAACAGTGATGGTTCCGGCACTGGCAACAGGAACGGCAACAGCGCTGGCTCCGAAAAAGGTCATTATGGTCAGAAGGGCAGTCACAATAAGCAATTTGTATTTCATGCCGGTATTCCTCCAAGTACAACATTAAAGTATTATTAGATAGTTCGTTAACTGTATTCTTTCGGTAAGCGATATTTCCTGCCGTCAGGCATAATCGGGAAAAAGTCTACATTATTTGCCCAAAAGACTCATGATCAGATGTCCGTTTTGCTTGAGCCAGCGCCTCTGTTCCTCATAATCAGGAATATAGCGGGCTAAAAAAGCCCAGTATTGGGTGGAATGATTCGGAATTCGCAGGTGGCAGAGTTCGTGAACCACCAGATAATCAATAACACATTCCGGCGCCATGATGATACGCCAACTGTAGCTGATAGCCGCCCTTGCGGAGCAGCTGCCCCAGCGGGTTTTGGGGTCACGGATGGTTATTTTATTGGGGCGGGCGCCGATAATCCCGCCCCAATATTCTGTTTTTTCCCGCAGAGTCTGGTACGCCATACGCCGATACCAAATTACCAGAATCTTTTTCAGAACATCCTGACCCGTTTGGCCCGGCTGATGCCGTAGGAGAATTCTTTGATTATCCGCCAAGGTAATGCCTGGATGGTGAGTGGATTCATGCAGGACTACTTGGTGCATCTGACCGTGAAGAGGTAACTCCATTCCCGGCTGTATCAGCTGACCCGCCGCAGCTTCACAACCCTTTAAGCGTTCGGTGGTACGTGAAATCCAGGCACTCTTTTGGATGAGCAGATGATCGATTTTTTTTGCATCATAATTGCTGGGGATGGTAATCTCCAGTGTGGTGGATGAAGTTATTTTCAGACGGGCTGAACTCGTTCGTCTGGTACTGATTATGACGGTATAATCAATGGCGTGACCGTTGATTGTTTTGCTGGGCATTCCTTAAGTCTCCTTTAGCTTTAGATACCTGAATAGTTTTACGAATCAAGGCCCATTTCCTGCGTCTGCTCCAACGTTTATTTTTTAAAACTGGTTGACTTTTAGTTGCGGGGATGATAAAATACTCTTTGTCCAATAGGATCATGAATATGCCGAAGTGGCGGAATTGGCAGACGCACTTGACTCAAAATCAAGCGTGGTCACCCCACGTGCCGGTTCGAGTCCGGCCTTCGGCACCAGCAAGTAAGCGGCGTTTGATAAAAAATCAGGCGCCGTTTGTTTATTTTTAACCATAATTGAACTCTGTGGCGAAAATGATTAATTATATCTAAAAAAAACCGGCTTTTGGCAAAGTCGGTTTTTTGTGAATTTATAGCAGGAGCGCCTACTTTGCCTGGCTGAGAAGCATATCCAGATTTAATCCGTTGGCTGCGAAAGTTTTTTCAATAAATAGCTTGTCATATGCCAGTCGTTCTACGATATGCCGGATATTAGGAAAATTGAAATCAGCTTCGTTCATTTGTTTTAATTTATTGTTGTACATCTGCTCAATATTGGTTATTCTTTCGTACTCTCTCAGCAATAAGTCGATAACCTTAGAACCTTGCATCTTATATACCTCCTTAAATTTTCGATACCTATACTGTTAATCGTGTTTTATAATAATTGATTAAACCTGACAAAAGGAGCCTTTGGGCGTCTTTTGGGATCATTCGACTGAATTCGTCAAAAATCTTTATCATTTGATAAAACTTAAAAAATTACATAAGGGATCCGGTCAAATATTGTATTATAAACATTTACATGTTGTTGTGTTGGAAAAATTAATATATAATGATTCTAATATATGGTGTTAATGTATGTTTTTATCAATCAGTGGAGGCGGGGGGATATTGATGCGATTGTCGAATATGCGTATGCGAACTAAGTTGACTCTGTTTTTCATACTGATTACCGCTGTGCCGCTATTGGCTACGACATTGATTACATCCTGGTTCAGCCACTCATCTTTGCGCGATGAGACTTTTGAGGCCAATCATCGGACTGCTATTGCCCTGGCCGGTGAGGTCGATCAGATGCTGGATGCGAAAATCAAACTGTTATTGATTATGTCTCAAAATCCGGCGATCCAATCGATGGATCCGGCGCAGCAATTGCCTGTGTTGCGTAATGTGGCCAATCAGTATGCGGATATGACCTCGCTGATTGTTGCCGATTCCAGGGGCGTTCAGACTGTCCGCACTGTGGGGCAGCTGGCTAAAATAGATGACCGGGATTACTTCCGGGAAATTGTAAGCGGCGCCAATTTTGTGATTTCAGATGTGGTTAAGGCTAAAGGTACGGGATTGATGTCCATTATCCTTGCCGTGCCGTTAAGGGATTCTTCCAATAGCTTAAAAGGGGTCTTGTTGGGGGTTGTTGATTTAAATTATCTGAGCAATCGCATAGGGCAAACAAAAATCGGCGAAACAGGCTACGCCTTTCTAGTAGACCGCCAGGGCAAGGCATTGGCGCATCCGGATGCAGCCCTGGTGGAAAAACAAGAGGATTTAACGGCGCTAGAAGCTGTTTCACGAGCGATTAAGGGTCAGATTGGCGTGGTCAGTTATCAGTGGCAGGGAGAAGAAAAATTAGCCGGATATAGTTTTGTGCCAATGTCCCGTTGGGGGTTGGTTGTGCAGCAATCCATGAAAGAAGCCATGGCTGGCGCCAATTGGATCATGTGGACAGGCATTGCCATATCGGTAGCAGCCATTCTGGTAGCAGCTGTGATGGGAGTGCTGGCGGCAGGTTTTTTTACCAAGCCAGTGACCAAATTGGTTGATGCTATAGGTAGAATATCCCGCGGCGATTTAAGTGTGGTGGTAGATGTTCAGTCTGGTGACGAGATCGGGCAGTTGGCTGCATCATTTAATCAGATGGCACATAATCTGCGGGATTTGATCCGTCAGATTGCCGGCACAGCTGAACG
This window harbors:
- a CDS encoding M48 family metallopeptidase; protein product: MPSKTINGHAIDYTVIISTRRTSSARLKITSSTTLEITIPSNYDAKKIDHLLIQKSAWISRTTERLKGCEAAAGQLIQPGMELPLHGQMHQVVLHESTHHPGITLADNQRILLRHQPGQTGQDVLKKILVIWYRRMAYQTLREKTEYWGGIIGARPNKITIRDPKTRWGSCSARAAISYSWRIIMAPECVIDYLVVHELCHLRIPNHSTQYWAFLARYIPDYEEQRRWLKQNGHLIMSLLGK
- a CDS encoding methyl-accepting chemotaxis protein: MRLSNMRMRTKLTLFFILITAVPLLATTLITSWFSHSSLRDETFEANHRTAIALAGEVDQMLDAKIKLLLIMSQNPAIQSMDPAQQLPVLRNVANQYADMTSLIVADSRGVQTVRTVGQLAKIDDRDYFREIVSGANFVISDVVKAKGTGLMSIILAVPLRDSSNSLKGVLLGVVDLNYLSNRIGQTKIGETGYAFLVDRQGKALAHPDAALVEKQEDLTALEAVSRAIKGQIGVVSYQWQGEEKLAGYSFVPMSRWGLVVQQSMKEAMAGANWIMWTGIAISVAAILVAAVMGVLAAGFFTKPVTKLVDAIGRISRGDLSVVVDVQSGDEIGQLAASFNQMAHNLRDLIRQIAGTAERVAASAQELSATSAQAEKAIVQITGTITDFVEDSHKQTQEVVTTVGIVTDLNHTAQLVAEKARFASGISQEMAKAAQSGEAATGSAVSNINEIKEVTLNTSRAVSSLGEKSTQIGQIVDVITGIAGQTNLLALNAAIEAARAGDQGRGFAVVADEVRKLAEQSEQAARRISQIIYEIREQTGQTIDAMETGSLKVSQGVEVIQLAGDTLTGILAQVNSSVQAIKEIDLAVIKQVGDTKQVLTSTESIAEIAKQSSSNAEGTAAAAEEITASMEEIARAAKELADSATHLEDAIEKFRL